Genomic segment of Myxococcus stipitatus:
GAGCCGGAGGTGGTGCGTGTGTCGCGCCAGTCCTCCGTGGGCACGGTGTGGATGCTGGCCCGCGTCTCTCCGTGGGAGGACGGCGTCGTCGTCTTCCTGGAGGATTTGACGGAGCGGATGGCGTCGGAGGAGGCGCTGCGCCGGGACCATGACCTGCTGCACGCGGTCATCGAGAGCGCCACGGACGCCATCTACGTGAAGGACCTGGACGCGCGCTACGTGCTCATCAACCCGGCCACCGCGCGGGCCTTCAACCGGGCGCCGCAGGACATCCTCGGGCGCACGGACCTGGAGCTCCTGGGGGACACGGCGGCGCCCGCGGTGACGAACGACCGCGAGGTCATCGAGTCCGGTGTCACCGCGACCTACGAGGACGCGGACGGCGGGCCCGGCAGCGACCAGATATGGCAGACGACCAAGGGCGTGCTGCGCCGGGGCGACGGCACCGTCTATGGCTTGTTCGGCATCAGCCGGGACGTCACCGCGCGCCGCCGCCAGGAGCACGAGCGCGACGAGGAGGCCCGGTTCCAGGAGCGCTTCATCGGCGTGCTGGGGCATGACCTGGGAAACCCGCTGGCCGCGGTGAGGCTGTCCGCCGCGGCGCTCCTGGCGCAGCCCACGCTGACGCCCGAGGTGCGCCGCGTGGCCCAGCGCATCGACGGGAGCGCCGAGCGCATGGCGCGGCTGGTGAAACAGTTGCTTGATTTCACGCGGGCGCGGATGGCGGGAGGCATTCCCTTGCGTCCGCGCGAGGTGTGCATGGCGTCGGTGTGTCGCCGCATCATCTCGGAGCTGGAGCCCGCGCACCCCGAGCAGCGCGTGGACCTGGAAGTGGACGGCGAGTGCCGAGGCGTGTGGGACGAGGAGCGGCTGGGGCAGGTGCTCTCGAACCTGGTGGGCAATGCGCTGCAGCACAGCCCGCGAGGCACCGCCGTGCGCGTGCGGCTGGCGGCGAATGACCCGCTGTTCCAGCGGGTGGAGGTCCACAACCTGGGGCCGCCGATTCCGGACTCGCTGCGTCCGCGCTTGTTCGCGCCCTTCCACCGCGCGGCGCCCGACCCCGGAGGGCCCAGGCCTCATCGTCACGGGTTGGGGCTGGGGCTCTACATCGTCTCGCAAATCGTCACGGCCCACGGCGGGTGGGTGGACGTCGCGTCCTCGCTGGATGCGGGCACGTGCTTCGCGGTGACGCTGCCTCGCATCGCCCAGGCGTCGGAGGAGTCTCCGCCGCCGCGCTGGGCCTGAGGCCCGGACTTCAGTCGCGGGCGTAGCGGGCGGCCGCGCGCAGGCGCATCAGGTCATCGAGCGCGCCCGGGTCCACCAACTCCAGCGCCGCGGCGCCGGCGATGCCGGTGTAGCGGGCGCGGTAGTCCTCCTCGTCCTCTTCGTCGTCCTTGCCGTCGCCCTTGTCATCCCCATCCCCGCCGCCCTTGCCGTCGTCGGGGCGCAGGGACAGGGGCTCCGGCCGGGACAGCCCCGGCTCGATGCGGGGCGTGGACAGCGCGTCGGCTCGCAGGGAAGCAAGCAGGCCGGCGATGGCCAGGCAGAACAGCAGCGCGGTGGTGAAGGTCTTCATGAGGGGCTCCGTTTCTCCCCTGGCCTGACGCACCGCGCGCGGGGTTATTCAGCGAGCCCCCCGGGACGGGGCGCTACTGCGCCTTCAGGGTGCGGATGTATCCCACCAGCGCGTCAATCTGCGCGGCGGTGAGCTTCTCCTTGAAGGCCTTCATCTTCGTGTTGCGAGGAGAGCCGTCGGCAATCATCTGGCGGATGTCCGCGTCCGTCACGGACGCCTGCCAGGCGGCCTGGCTCATGTCGGCGAGCGACTCCTTCTGGCCCATCTTGGTCTTCGCCTTGCCGTCATCGCCATGGCAGGACTTGCACTTGGCCTTCCACATGTCGCCCACGTCATCCGCCGCGAAGGCGTTCGGGGCCAGACACAGGCTCAGCACCACGACAAGCCGCTTCATCATCGCTACTGCCTCCTTGGGTGGACGGGAACTGTCGCATGGAACGCGGTGCGCCGGGAGTACACCGGACGGCGGTGCAGGCGCGGGTGAAGTCCTCGACGCTCAGGGGCCTGGACGAGGCCAGAACGGCGCGGAGCTCCCGGGGGGCGCGAGCCAGACGGACTGGAGGAAGCGCGTGGCGTTGCGGTCCGCGTCGTCGCCCTGCGTGGTGAGGACGTGCGCGGTGGTGAGCACCAGGAGCGTCACGAAGCTGGCGACGAGGGACGCCCGCTCCGGGCCCTGCTGATCCTCCCGCGTGGCCAGGGCGGTGAGGACCCAACCGGCCACGGCGACGAGGACGGCGAGCAGCACCTTGCCCGCGAACGGCTGGGGCAGTCCCAGGAAGGACAGCACGGAGGGCGGGAAGAAGCCCGCGCGCAGCAGGGGCTCCGTCAGCCCCCCCAGGACGTTGGAGACGTCGTCTGGGATGTAGTTGACGAAGGTGGCCAGGCCCGTGGTGAGGATGGCCGCCGCGCACAGCATCGCGCCGATGCCCAGGCCCACCGCGTGTCCCCGCTCGCGCAGCCGCTCCAGCCAGAGTCCCGCGGGCAGGAGCAGGAAGGGCACCAGCCCCGTGAGGTGGCGAGGCCCCGTCGTCCAGCCCCACGAGTCATACGAGAACGAGGACGTGAAGTAGAGGTAGCCCAGGCCGAGCGCGGCCGTCATCCAGGCGCAGGCGCGTGCCTCGGCCGAAGCGCTTCCGCCGCGGAAGGAGAGCCGCGTCAGGCCGGGAATCGCGAGCAGCAGGAACGGGGCGAGCGTGAAGAGTCCGCGCAGCGGGGAGATGAGCGACAGCGTGAAGGCGCGCGGGTCCGGCGTGCGGATGCCGAGGAAGCCGCCCAGGTGCCACGGCTGATAGCCGGAGTCGTTGAGGTACTTGTAGCCGCTGGTCAGCGGGTGGCCGAAGGTGGCCTGGTGGTAGAGCATGAGCGCCACCACGAAGGGCAGCGCGCCCAGCGTGGCGAGCCCCGCGGCGCGGCCCAGGCCCTTCAGTCGCTCGCGCAGGGGCGCCTCGCGGAAGAGGAACGTGAGCGCGGCGTAGAGCACCAGCCCGAGCACCCCGAGCGCTCCCGTGTACTCGGCCGCCACCGTGGCTCCGGCGCACGCGCCCGCGAGGAGGTAGCCGCGCTCCCGCCACTCGCCGCGCGCGCAGCGCCACAGCGAATAGAAGCCCGCGAAGAGCAGCACCGCGGTGGTCTGGTGGCTCATGAACAGCAGCGAGTAGCTGAACGCCAGCGAGCCCAGCCCGTACGTCACGGTGAGCGCATCCGCGACACGCGCGGACAGGTTCTCACGCAGGTACTTCCGCACCAGCCACAGCAGGCCCAGCGTGGGCAGCACGGTGAGGAACAGGCGCGAGAAGAAGACGAGCGGCACCTCGGGCACGGGGCCCGGGCGGGCCACCGCGCGCAGCACCGCATACACCGGCACGGCCGCGAACGACAGCAGCGGCGCCTTGCTGGGGTAGTACTTCCCATCCTTCACGGACAGGTCGCCGACGTAGCCGCGCTCGCGCAGCACGGCGTTGATGTCGAGCGTGCCGTGCTCCACCAGCGAGATGCTCTGCCACAGCCGGCACAGCTCGTTGGGGGAGCGCAGGCCCGGGTGATACGGGAACAGCAGGAGGTACAGCGCGGCCAGGGCGGCCCACACCGCGCGCGGTGCGCCTCGCGCGGACGTCGCCGGTGTGGCTCCAGGAGCCGGTGCGGCGGGCTCGGACGGAGCGGGCGAAGGGGGCACGGGCCCTGGCGCCAGGCTCACGGTGACGAGCTCCCCGGGGCGCGGCCGTGGGCCTTCACGCGTCGGCCCCCGTGACGCGGGCCACGGCGAAGAGGCTCATGCCCACGGGCAGCTTCACGTGGGCCTCGGCGCGGGCGAACAGCGGGGCCAGCGTGTCGTAGAGCTTGAGCTGGAGCTTGGGCACCGAGCGGCGGCGCAACAGGCGGCTGTTGACGAACCAGCCGGGCATGCCCACCAGGTTCATCCACTCCAGCTTCTCCACCTCGAAGCCGTTCTCCTCCAGCACCGCGCGCAGCGTGGCCGGCGTGTAGCGGCGGTGGTGGCCCACGGCCTCGTCGATGCTGCCGAACAGCTGCTCCAGCGCGGGCACCAGGATGAGCACGCGCCCGCCGGGCGCCAGGATCTGCCGGAAGCGGCGCACCGCCGACGCGTCGTCGGGGATGTGCTCCAGCACGTTGGAGAGGACGATGGTGTCCAGCTGCTCGCCCTTGAGCGACTCCCAATCCGCGAGCGCCACATCGGACAGGTAGGGGCGCACGTGCGGCCGGCCTCGGAAGAGGTTCTTCAGCCGGTCCACGTAGAAGCGGTCCACCTCCAGCGCGATGAGCAGCTCCGCGCCGGACTCCAGCTCGCGGGTAATCGTGCCGATGCCCGCGCCAATCTCCAGCACGCGCCGGCCCAGGTGCTCGCGGAAGCGGCGGCCCAGCCACTGGTTGTAGTGGACCGCGCCGTCCATACGCTCCAGCGTGGTGTAGCCCTCGTGCTGGTTGTCGGCGTCGTCGCGCACGGTGGCGTAGCGCATCAGCGTGCGCAGCTGGGACAGGCGCGCCGCGCGGGGGCGGCGAGGCACGGCCTGGAGCGGCGGCAGGGAGACCTCGGTGAGCCGGAAGAGCTGCGCGGCCAGCTTCACCACCAGCTCCGCGTCCACCGCGTCGTCGTCGCTGGTGAGCGTGACGGAGCGCAGGGCCTCCGTGCGGAACGCGCGCACGCCGCTGAGCGGGTCCTTCACCGAGACGTCCGTGACGAAGCGGGTGACGTGGCCCAGCGCACGCTCGGCCCACGCCTCGGGGTCGAGCCCCACCGCGCCCCGGCGGCCGAAGACGGCGTCCGCGGTGTCGTCCTTCAACGGCCCCATCAGCGCCTGATGTGCGTCCGGTGAGTAGGCGGCGTCCGCGTCCTGGAGCACCGTCATGGCGCTCGTCACCCGGGACAGCGCCGCGCGAATGGCCGCGCCCTTGCCTCCTTGGACGCTGAGAACCTGGAGGCCCGGCCTCGAGGCCACATCGGGCTGGCCGTCGCCGGCGAGGACGACTTCCGCGCGTCCCGCGAGCTCTCGGGCGAAGTGGGCAGCGGCATCCACGGTGGAGGAGTCGAAGGGGATGATGACCGAATGCTGGAAGCTCACGG
This window contains:
- a CDS encoding bifunctional glycosyltransferase/class I SAM-dependent methyltransferase, which translates into the protein MSFQHSVIIPFDSSTVDAAAHFARELAGRAEVVLAGDGQPDVASRPGLQVLSVQGGKGAAIRAALSRVTSAMTVLQDADAAYSPDAHQALMGPLKDDTADAVFGRRGAVGLDPEAWAERALGHVTRFVTDVSVKDPLSGVRAFRTEALRSVTLTSDDDAVDAELVVKLAAQLFRLTEVSLPPLQAVPRRPRAARLSQLRTLMRYATVRDDADNQHEGYTTLERMDGAVHYNQWLGRRFREHLGRRVLEIGAGIGTITRELESGAELLIALEVDRFYVDRLKNLFRGRPHVRPYLSDVALADWESLKGEQLDTIVLSNVLEHIPDDASAVRRFRQILAPGGRVLILVPALEQLFGSIDEAVGHHRRYTPATLRAVLEENGFEVEKLEWMNLVGMPGWFVNSRLLRRRSVPKLQLKLYDTLAPLFARAEAHVKLPVGMSLFAVARVTGADA
- a CDS encoding PAS domain-containing sensor histidine kinase, which gives rise to MVVLRSVRSAGHGILDFECVSANAHAERWLGREERSLVRQRLLEEAPWVGECGLFASCVRVAVRREPEVVRVSRQSSVGTVWMLARVSPWEDGVVVFLEDLTERMASEEALRRDHDLLHAVIESATDAIYVKDLDARYVLINPATARAFNRAPQDILGRTDLELLGDTAAPAVTNDREVIESGVTATYEDADGGPGSDQIWQTTKGVLRRGDGTVYGLFGISRDVTARRRQEHERDEEARFQERFIGVLGHDLGNPLAAVRLSAAALLAQPTLTPEVRRVAQRIDGSAERMARLVKQLLDFTRARMAGGIPLRPREVCMASVCRRIISELEPAHPEQRVDLEVDGECRGVWDEERLGQVLSNLVGNALQHSPRGTAVRVRLAANDPLFQRVEVHNLGPPIPDSLRPRLFAPFHRAAPDPGGPRPHRHGLGLGLYIVSQIVTAHGGWVDVASSLDAGTCFAVTLPRIAQASEESPPPRWA
- a CDS encoding c-type cytochrome, which translates into the protein MMKRLVVVLSLCLAPNAFAADDVGDMWKAKCKSCHGDDGKAKTKMGQKESLADMSQAAWQASVTDADIRQMIADGSPRNTKMKAFKEKLTAAQIDALVGYIRTLKAQ